The Opitutaceae bacterium genome has a window encoding:
- a CDS encoding helix-turn-helix transcriptional regulator, with the protein MPNSELFENLKAELRRGTLVVAVLAQLRKEQYGYQLRVALSECGLDVEENTLYPLVRRLESQGLLVSEWREEDKRQKRFYRLSPDGAEMLEKLRAELWHINEALGRML; encoded by the coding sequence ATGCCAAACAGCGAGTTATTCGAGAACCTGAAAGCGGAGTTGCGGCGGGGAACGCTTGTTGTCGCCGTTTTGGCTCAGCTCCGGAAAGAACAGTACGGTTACCAGCTTCGGGTGGCGCTCTCCGAGTGCGGCCTGGATGTCGAAGAAAACACGCTCTACCCGCTCGTCCGACGCTTGGAATCACAAGGACTCCTGGTGAGCGAGTGGCGCGAAGAGGATAAGCGCCAGAAGCGCTTCTACCGCCTTTCTCCTGACGGCGCCGAAATGCTCGAGAAGCTTCGCGCCGAGCTTTGGCACATAAACGAGGCCT